The Bremerella alba genome includes the window TGGAATACTTTAAGGTAGCCGCGCGTATCGATGTACGAGGCGTCGTCGCCGTAATACTCGATTGCCAGTTCAATGTCTTTCATGCCTTGGGCAATTTGTTCTGGTGTGGCGGCCTCGTCTGCGGCGGCCATGGCGATCGAGTAAGCCCGACGGTTGAGTGCCTCGTGCAGGTGAATCGTTTTCTCTTGCTCGGCTATATCAACCAACCGGTCTGCCAGGAACAGGGCTCCGTCATGCTGGCCCATGCGTGAAAGCAGGAAGCCAGCTTGGGTGACGACCCGTGGATCGTTCTTGCCCAGGGCGATCGCCTCTTCGATTTGTATGCGAGCTTCGGTCGTTTCTTCCTGACGATAATGCATTTCCGCGATATGTAATCGCAGTTCGGCGTTTTCGGGGTCCAACTCAACGGCTTCATTGGCCAGCTGCTTTGCCTCGTCGATGTTGTCCTTTTCCAAGGCATCGACCGCGGCAGCCCACTTCCACTGGGCCATCGATTGAGGATTGAAGAATGAGTAGCCAACGTAAATTGCGCTCAGCAATAAGACCACCACAAGAACGAGAGCCAAGGGAGGACGCCGTGGTGGCGGCACTTGCGAAGGGCTAGGTGCTGGGGCAGGGTGGGCTTGGGATTCGGTCGA containing:
- a CDS encoding tetratricopeptide repeat protein is translated as MSESNSTESQAHPAPAPSPSQVPPPRRPPLALVLVVVLLLSAIYVGYSFFNPQSMAQWKWAAAVDALEKDNIDEAKQLANEAVELDPENAELRLHIAEMHYRQEETTEARIQIEEAIALGKNDPRVVTQAGFLLSRMGQHDGALFLADRLVDIAEQEKTIHLHEALNRRAYSIAMAAADEAATPEQIAQGMKDIELAIEYYGDDASYIDTRGYLKVFQGDLEGSVTDLDAAISYYEKARTKMLADLSPEQVENMPSGISFMDKQLKQILAVLYSHRATAHQKLGNDEKAKQDTDLAESYGVDRLRGIW